One window of Gammaproteobacteria bacterium genomic DNA carries:
- a CDS encoding DUF2069 domain-containing protein, which yields MSAIRVWQSLCLLGYAGVFILLISWYTLLAPSNALPTALILLLLVGPLLFPLRGLLHGRRYTYAWSLFLSLLYFTHGAVEAYSNTEAQLYGLLEVIFSVIWFIAGVLYVRAARREEQQGNR from the coding sequence ATGAGCGCAATCCGCGTCTGGCAGTCATTATGTCTGCTTGGTTATGCCGGAGTCTTTATCCTGCTCATTAGCTGGTATACCTTACTGGCACCCTCTAACGCGTTACCCACTGCCCTCATCCTGTTGCTCCTGGTAGGCCCCTTGTTATTCCCGCTACGCGGTCTATTGCATGGTCGTCGATATACCTATGCCTGGAGCCTGTTCCTGTCATTACTGTATTTTACCCATGGTGCAGTCGAGGCCTATAGTAATACCGAGGCTCAACTATATGGCTTACTGGAGGTTATCTTTAGTGTGATCTGGTTTATTGCCGGGGTATTGTATGTGCGCGCCGCCCGCCGTGAGGAACAGCAAGGAAATAGATGA
- a CDS encoding HIT family protein, whose translation MNDFQLDERLQQDCIVIGKTASGWLLLMDNALLPWFILVPEVTETEFVDLSPPLRTTLMDEVNAISRMIKGLDGVEKMNIGMIGNVVSQLHIHIIGRHEGDFCWPDVVWGRPEREPYTLQERDILLAQVERILPGLLGYAINR comes from the coding sequence ATGAATGATTTTCAGTTGGATGAACGTTTGCAACAAGACTGTATTGTTATTGGCAAGACCGCATCGGGCTGGCTGTTACTCATGGATAATGCACTACTACCCTGGTTTATTCTGGTTCCAGAAGTTACAGAAACTGAGTTTGTCGATCTGTCTCCGCCACTGCGGACAACTTTAATGGATGAGGTAAACGCTATTTCCAGGATGATCAAGGGACTGGATGGGGTGGAAAAAATGAATATCGGAATGATTGGTAACGTGGTGAGCCAGCTTCATATCCATATTATTGGCCGTCATGAGGGTGATTTCTGCTGGCCGGACGTGGTTTGGGGGCGGCCTGAGCGTGAGCCTTATACGTTGCAGGAACGGGATATATTGTTGGCTCAGGTGGAGCGGATTTTGCCTGGTTTGTTGGGTTACGCGATAAATCGCTAA
- the hda gene encoding DnaA regulatory inactivator Hda produces MTINTQLPLAIAIPDYARFDNFYAGSNSELLSQLKKISVGDGKESLYLWGGTGQGKSHLLQASCVAARQQGQNANYLSLQQLKGCSPGILQGYDEADLLCLDDLQLIVGDPEWEEAVFHLYNRLLERSALLVVAASKAPDALGLQLADLTSRLSWGLVYGLNRMDDEDRLAALTLRAQQRGLELAEDAGRYLLRHHARDLRALFGFLDALDHASMVEQRRLTLPFVRDVLINRDPWEKPET; encoded by the coding sequence ATGACAATCAATACTCAATTACCTCTGGCGATAGCAATCCCGGATTATGCGCGTTTTGATAATTTTTATGCGGGATCAAATAGTGAATTATTGTCTCAATTAAAAAAAATAAGTGTGGGTGATGGTAAAGAGTCGCTCTACTTGTGGGGAGGGACGGGGCAGGGTAAATCGCATCTGTTACAGGCGAGTTGTGTGGCGGCGCGGCAACAGGGTCAGAATGCAAACTATCTCTCACTACAACAACTCAAGGGTTGCTCTCCTGGAATATTGCAGGGCTATGATGAGGCCGATTTGTTGTGTCTCGATGATCTACAATTAATTGTCGGTGATCCGGAATGGGAAGAGGCGGTATTTCATCTTTATAATCGTTTGCTGGAGCGTTCAGCCTTGTTAGTGGTTGCGGCATCGAAGGCGCCGGATGCATTGGGTTTGCAACTGGCCGATCTAACATCAAGATTATCCTGGGGGCTGGTTTACGGGCTTAATCGTATGGATGATGAAGATCGTCTCGCTGCCCTGACGCTACGCGCACAACAACGTGGTCTGGAATTAGCCGAGGATGCAGGACGTTATTTGCTCAGGCATCATGCGCGCGACCTACGGGCATTGTTTGGTTTTCTGGATGCGCTGGATCATGCTTCTATGGTGGAACAGCGGCGCTTAACCTTGCCCTTTGTGCGTGATGTATTGATTAACCGAGATCCCTGGGAGAAGCCTGAGACATGA
- a CDS encoding AI-2E family transporter — MNDSQRWFWLMLFALSLVLFKLLSPVLAPFLLAALLAYIADPVVSWIESSGASRTLAVIIIFVVVLILLLFSLLILLPLLGRQLAQVPDHIAWLQGQVIPLLRPYLGEQVINEIAQIDVLASIQQHWQQAGDVMLQLIQQVTQSGAHLIAWMVNMLLVPVVSFYLLRDWDVLINRVHGLLPRDKEALISSLVMESHGVLGAFMRGQLLVMLVLTMLYALGLYWIGLDSFLLLAVVSGVVSFVPYLGLLVGVVFAGIAAYMQYETMLPVIQVLAIFGLAQIIEMVVLTPYFVGDRVGLHPVVVIFSIMAGGELLGFMGILLALPVAAVILVLLRSIKRHYLQSAVYDSSESG; from the coding sequence ATAAATGATTCACAACGTTGGTTCTGGCTGATGCTGTTTGCCTTGAGCCTGGTGCTGTTCAAATTATTATCACCTGTATTAGCGCCTTTTTTATTAGCCGCATTGTTGGCCTATATTGCAGACCCGGTGGTGAGCTGGATTGAATCAAGCGGGGCCTCGCGTACGCTTGCGGTGATTATTATCTTTGTTGTGGTGTTGATTCTCTTATTGTTTTCGTTATTGATTTTATTGCCATTGCTGGGTCGTCAATTAGCGCAGGTTCCCGATCATATTGCCTGGTTGCAGGGACAAGTTATCCCGCTACTCAGACCTTATCTGGGTGAACAGGTGATTAATGAGATTGCACAGATTGATGTATTGGCATCGATACAACAACACTGGCAACAGGCGGGTGATGTGATGCTGCAATTAATACAGCAAGTCACACAGTCGGGTGCACACCTGATTGCCTGGATGGTGAATATGTTGTTGGTGCCGGTGGTGAGTTTTTATCTACTCAGGGATTGGGATGTATTGATTAACCGGGTTCATGGTCTGTTGCCAAGGGATAAAGAGGCCTTGATTTCCAGTCTGGTTATGGAATCTCATGGCGTATTAGGTGCCTTCATGCGGGGGCAGTTATTGGTTATGTTGGTGTTAACCATGCTCTATGCGCTCGGCTTGTACTGGATCGGTCTGGATTCCTTTTTATTATTAGCTGTGGTTTCCGGGGTGGTGAGTTTTGTGCCTTATCTGGGCTTGCTGGTCGGGGTGGTATTTGCAGGAATAGCCGCTTATATGCAGTATGAAACAATGCTGCCAGTGATACAGGTATTGGCTATTTTTGGGCTGGCTCAGATTATTGAGATGGTCGTGTTGACCCCGTATTTTGTCGGTGATCGTGTGGGGCTGCATCCGGTTGTGGTGATCTTTTCGATTATGGCCGGAGGTGAATTATTGGGTTTTATGGGTATCTTACTCGCCTTGCCGGTGGCTGCGGTTATTCTGGTCTTGTTGCGCTCGATAAAACGACATTATCTACAGAGTGCCGTTTATGATTCCTCGGAATCCGGATGA
- a CDS encoding CDP-alcohol phosphatidyltransferase family protein, whose protein sequence is MRARDIPNLITLLRIVLVVPVAWAILQQHYLLAFVLFLLAGVSDALDGFLAKRFAWVSRLGAILDPLADKLLLVTSYLALAEISRVPVWLVLVIIARDLIILLGATLYYHFIARIEAEPTILSKINTLLQIVLVLAVLAGNSIFPIALDWVQELIYAVFATTALSGSEYIWIWGWRAWNNKAGSGRFP, encoded by the coding sequence ATGAGGGCACGTGATATCCCTAATCTGATTACGCTGTTGCGTATCGTGCTGGTAGTGCCAGTGGCCTGGGCTATCCTGCAACAACATTATCTGTTGGCCTTTGTCCTTTTTTTGCTAGCGGGTGTTTCGGATGCGCTGGATGGTTTTCTGGCCAAACGTTTTGCCTGGGTAAGCCGCCTGGGTGCCATATTGGACCCGTTGGCGGATAAACTTTTGCTGGTGACCTCCTATCTTGCGCTGGCTGAAATATCCAGGGTTCCGGTCTGGCTGGTGCTGGTCATTATTGCCCGTGATCTTATTATCCTGCTGGGCGCAACATTGTATTATCACTTTATTGCCAGGATTGAGGCAGAACCGACCATTCTTAGCAAAATTAATACCCTGTTACAGATTGTGTTGGTGTTGGCTGTTCTGGCAGGTAACAGTATTTTTCCCATCGCGTTAGATTGGGTGCAAGAATTGATTTATGCTGTTTTTGCAACAACGGCATTAAGTGGCAGTGAATATATCTGGATCTGGGGTTGGCGTGCCTGGAATAACAAGGCGGGTAGTGGGAGATTTCCATGA
- a CDS encoding DUF2066 domain-containing protein, with the protein MRHIFKASGSLLLLLLVIVFGSAESALAADYSKVSYEIADRSEATRGTSMRRGLQEVIVRLMGVREPGQYPAVRDMLRKPERFIQQYQYHSALADQGGDEVLQILMVFDVQAISRVLQEAQLPLWSGARANILVWMAVDEGDARYLIANNTHREVRELMDRIAQSRGISLLFPLYDLQEQKDIQFMDVWGGFFDYLKTASARYADTVILAGRIYKNRLDNDWVGGPWSMQIEDDYSTMEGGKGALLPVLEQVIDELVTRMRQQTLSVAGEITDMSVRMRIEGINQVANYARVIQYLTGLQSVQDVQINALIGDRLELILILQEGINSLEEEIALGTLLDVVSGQEALWYRLRP; encoded by the coding sequence ATGAGGCATATATTTAAAGCATCGGGCAGCTTGTTGCTGTTGTTACTAGTCATTGTCTTTGGCTCGGCTGAATCTGCGCTTGCTGCGGACTACAGTAAGGTGAGCTATGAGATAGCGGATCGTAGTGAGGCCACGCGAGGCACCAGTATGCGTCGTGGTTTGCAAGAGGTTATTGTGCGTCTTATGGGGGTGCGTGAGCCGGGTCAATATCCAGCGGTACGGGATATGTTGCGTAAACCCGAACGATTTATTCAGCAATATCAGTACCATTCTGCTCTGGCTGATCAGGGTGGTGATGAAGTCCTGCAAATTTTGATGGTCTTTGATGTGCAGGCAATAAGCCGAGTCTTGCAGGAGGCACAATTACCCCTATGGTCCGGTGCACGGGCAAATATCCTGGTATGGATGGCAGTTGATGAGGGTGATGCGCGTTATCTGATTGCTAATAATACGCATCGAGAGGTACGGGAATTAATGGATCGTATTGCTCAATCACGCGGTATTTCCTTGTTGTTTCCCTTATATGACCTGCAGGAACAAAAAGATATTCAGTTTATGGATGTCTGGGGTGGTTTTTTTGATTATCTGAAGACGGCATCAGCACGCTATGCCGATACTGTAATCCTTGCCGGTAGAATTTATAAAAATCGTCTGGATAATGACTGGGTTGGTGGGCCCTGGTCGATGCAGATTGAGGACGATTATTCTACTATGGAGGGTGGCAAGGGAGCATTGCTGCCGGTGCTGGAACAGGTGATTGATGAGTTGGTTACCCGTATGCGTCAACAGACCTTGTCGGTGGCTGGCGAAATAACGGATATGTCTGTTCGTATGCGTATTGAAGGCATCAATCAGGTGGCCAACTATGCCCGTGTTATCCAGTATCTAACCGGTCTACAGTCGGTTCAGGATGTGCAGATTAATGCATTGATCGGTGATCGTCTGGAACTGATTTTGATATTGCAGGAGGGGATTAATTCATTAGAGGAAGAGATTGCCTTAGGCACCCTGCTGGATGTGGTGAGTGGACAGGAAGCACTCTGGTATCGTTTACGACCATGA
- the purM gene encoding phosphoribosylformylglycinamidine cyclo-ligase, whose protein sequence is MNDQSSSHNPDSLSYKDAGVDIEAGNALIERIKPAVARTQRPGQLGGLGGFGALFEIPLDRYKAPVLVSGTDGVGTKLKLAMDMGKHDTIGIDLVAMCVNDILVQGAEPLFFLDYYASGQLDLDVATDVINGIAQGCEISGAALVGGETAEMPGMYNAGDYDLAGFCVGIVEKTNIIDGSAVKDGDVLIGLASSGPHSNGYSLIRKVIEVTQADLQQDLAGSPLGEQLLAPTRIYVKSLLALFNDIKVHALSHITGGGLLENIPRVLPTGLRANIKADSWTIPAIFQWLQQQGNIEQSEMYRTFNCGVGMVICVAAEDADHTIQHLNAAGEQAWQMGHVESGETSEVIIA, encoded by the coding sequence ATGAACGATCAATCAAGCAGTCATAATCCAGATTCTCTCAGTTACAAGGATGCCGGAGTGGATATCGAGGCAGGTAATGCCCTGATTGAGCGCATTAAACCGGCTGTTGCCCGCACTCAACGCCCCGGACAACTGGGTGGATTGGGTGGTTTTGGTGCCCTGTTTGAGATCCCGCTGGATCGTTATAAGGCCCCGGTACTGGTATCCGGCACCGATGGTGTCGGCACCAAACTAAAACTCGCTATGGATATGGGCAAACATGACACCATTGGTATTGATCTGGTTGCCATGTGCGTCAATGACATCCTGGTACAGGGTGCAGAACCCCTATTCTTCCTCGATTACTATGCCAGTGGCCAACTGGATCTTGATGTTGCCACCGATGTGATCAATGGTATCGCCCAAGGCTGCGAAATCTCAGGTGCTGCCCTGGTCGGTGGCGAAACCGCCGAGATGCCAGGCATGTATAACGCGGGGGACTATGACCTCGCCGGATTCTGTGTCGGCATCGTCGAAAAAACCAACATCATCGATGGCAGTGCGGTAAAGGATGGCGATGTACTGATCGGACTTGCCTCCTCCGGTCCACACTCCAATGGTTATTCCCTGATCCGCAAGGTCATTGAGGTGACACAGGCCGACCTCCAGCAGGATCTGGCTGGCAGTCCACTAGGTGAACAACTGCTGGCACCGACCCGCATCTACGTTAAATCCTTGCTCGCCCTGTTCAACGATATCAAGGTTCATGCGCTATCACATATCACCGGTGGTGGTCTGCTGGAAAATATCCCACGTGTACTACCCACCGGTCTCAGAGCAAATATCAAGGCGGATTCATGGACAATACCCGCCATATTTCAGTGGCTACAACAACAGGGCAACATCGAACAAAGCGAGATGTACCGCACCTTTAATTGCGGTGTCGGCATGGTGATCTGTGTTGCTGCCGAGGATGCTGATCATACTATCCAACATCTCAATGCCGCAGGAGAACAGGCCTGGCAGATGGGTCATGTTGAAAGCGGTGAGACCAGTGAAGTCATCATTGCCTGA